The nucleotide sequence GACCGCCGCCTTCGAGCTGGCGCTGTCCTGCGACATCCTGCTGGCCGCGGAGAAGGCGTCCTTCGGCCTGGTCGAGATCGTCGTCGGCCTCACCCCGTCGATGGGCGGACCGCAGCGGCTGGCCGAGCGGGCCGGGCCGGCGCGGGCCAAGGAGCTGATCTACACGGGCGAGCGCTACCCGGCCGCCGTCCTCGAGCGGTGGAACGTCGTCAACCGGGTGCTGCCCGACGACGGGTTCGCCGAGGCGGCCCGCGAGTACGTCCATCGGGTCGCGGCGGGGCCGACCGTGGCGCACGCCGCCACCAAGCGGCTGGCCACCGTCGCCGTCCGGGACGGGGCACGGGCGGCCGATGCCCTGGTGCCGGAGATCTCGGGCCCGCTGTTCGCCACCGACGACCTGCGCGGGGCGGTGGCCTCGTTCCTCGGCGAGGGCCCGGGGAAGGCGACGTACTCCGGTCGCTGACCTCACGCGGGCGACCGGGGATTCGGGGGGCCGGACGCGGGTAGCATCGGGCGGTCCCCAGTGCGATCCCCGCACATCGCCGTCGCAGGAAGGCAGGGTCGAGGGTTCTTGCCCGACACCTCCCCGAACGTCCCCGTGCCCGGTGCCCCCACGTCGCGTGAGGCCTCGGCACAGGCCGCCGCGGCGGATGGCGCACTCGCCGGTCCGTCCACTCCGTTCACCGGCCCGGGAGAACCCGTCCGGGCCACCATCACCGTTCCCGACAGCGTCCCCATGGTCGCCCTGCTGGGCTCGGCCGACGAGCTGCTCCGCCTGGTCGAGGCCGAGGTCGACGCCGACGTGCACGTGCGCGGCAACGAGATCGCCGTCACCGGGCAGCCGGCCGCCAACGCGTTCACGGTCCGGGTGTTCGACGAGCTCATCGCGCTGATCGGCACCGGCCAGCAGCTGCGGCCCGACTCGGTCCGCCGCGTCATCGCCATGCTCAGGGCGGGCGGCTCCGAGCGCCCGGCGGACGTGCTGAGCCTGGACATCATCAGCCGCCGCGGCCGCACCATCCGGCCCAAGACGCTGAACCAGAAGCGCTACGTCGACGCCATCGACTCGCACACGGTCGTCTTCGGCATCGGCCCGGCCGGTACCGGCAAGACGTACCTGGCCATGGCGAAGGCGGTGCAGGCGCTCACCACCAAGCAGGTCAACCGGATCATCCTGACCCGGCCGGCGGTCGAGGCGGGGGAGCGCCTGGGCTACCTGCCCGGCACCCTGTCGGAGAAGATCGACCCCTACCTGCGGCCGCTGTACGACGCACTGCACGACATGGTCGACCCCGAATCCATTCCGCGCCTGATGGCGTCGGGAACGATCGAGGTCGCCCCGCTGGCGTACATGCGGGGCAGGACCCTCAACGACGCGTTCGTCATCCTCGACGAGGCGCAGAACACCACGGCCGAGCAGATGAAGATGTTCCTCACCCGGCTCGGCTTCGGCTCGAAGATCGTGGTCACCGGTGACGTCACGCAGGTCGACCTGCCCGGTGGCGCGCAGAGCGGCCTGAAGATCGTGCGCGAGATCCTCGACGGCATTGAGGACGTCCACTTCAGCAACCTGACCAGCTCCGACGTGGTCCGGCACCGCCTGGTCGGCGACATCGTCGACGCCTACGAGCGGTGGGACGCCACCCGGCAGCCCGCCACGACCCGTCCGGCCGCCGGCGCGCCGACGCGGACCTCGCGACCGCGCCGGCAGGGGAGCTGACCGGCGTGCCCGTCGAGGTGTCCAACGAGTCGGAGATCGCCGTCGACGAGGCCGAGCTGGCGGGCATCTGCCGGTTCGTCCTCGGGGAGATGAAGGTCAACCCGATGGCGGAGCTGTCGGTGCTCTGCGTCGACGTCGAGTACATGAGCAGCCTGCACGAGCGCTGGATGGGCGAGAAGGGCCCCACCGACGTGCTCGCCTTCCCCATGGACGAGTTCGACACCGGCCGGCCCGACGACCCCGAGCCCGGCCCCGCGCTGCTCGGTGACATCGTGCTGTGCCCGGCGGTCGCCGTCCGGCAGGCCCGGGCCGCCGGCCACTCGATGGACGACGAGCTGGTGCTGCTGGCCACCCACGGGGTGCTGCACCTGCTCGGCTACGACCACATGGAGCCCGACGAGGAGAAGGAGATGTTCGGTCTCCAGTCGACGCTCATCGACGCCTGGCGCGCGGCTCCGCGGGAGCCGGTGACCGGCGCCGCGGTGACGGCCCCGCCGCGCGGGCGGGCGACCGGGTCGACCTCGGGTCAGGAGACCGGTTCCCGATGACCTCCGCGAAGGCGACGGGCGAGCGAGCATCGCAGCGAGCGCCAGCGAGCGAGGAGCGGAACGAGTCCGGAGCCGAGCAATGACCTCCGGCGCGATCGTCTCGCTGGTGATCGCCGTCTGCCTGGTTCCGCTCGCCGGCCTGTTCGGCGCCATGGAGGCCGCGCTGCAGCGCGTGTCCAAGGCGCGGGTGGAGGAGCTGCGCCGCGACGGCGTGAAGCGGGCAGCGGCGCTCGAGGAGGTGGTCGCCGAGCGGGCGCGGCACGTCTCGCTGCTCCTGCTGCTGCGGATCGTCTGCGAGATGGTCTCCGCGGTCATCGTGGCCCTGCTGTTCTTCGACCTGTGGGACAGCACGCTCCAGGCGGTCCTGGCCGCAGCGGGTGTCATGACCGTGGTGAGCTACGTCCTGGTCGGCGTGGGCCCGCGCACCCTCGGGCGGCAGCACGCCTACGGCACGGCGCTGGCCACCGCGGGCCTGGTCCGGCTGCTCGGCCGCGTCCTCGGCCCGGTGGCCACCCTGCTGATCCTGGTGGGCAACGCCATCACGCCGGGGCGCGGCTTCCGCGACGGCCCGTTCTCCTCCGAGGTGGAGCTGCGCGAGCTGGTCGACATGGCCGAGGAGCGCGGCGTCGTCGAATCCGGCGAGCGGAACATGATCCACTCCGTCTTCGAGCTCGGTGACACGATCGCCCGCGAGGTCATGGTGCCGCGCACCGACGTCGTCTGGATAGAGCGCACCAAGACCGTGCGTCAGGCGCTCGCCCTCGCCCTGCGCAGCGGTTTCAGCCGGATCCCGGTCATCGGCGAGAACGTCGACGACGTCGTCGGGGTGGTCTACCTCAAGGACCTCGTCCGCCGGTCGCAGCACAGCGGCGACCAGCGCGGTCCGCGGGTCGAGGAGCTGATGCGCACCCCGACGTTCGTGCCGGAGTCCAAGCCGGTCGACGAGCTGCTCCGGGACATGCAGGCGCAGCGCATCCACATCGCGATCGTGGTCGACGAGTACGGCGGCTTCGCCGGGCTGGTCACCATCGAGGACATCCTGGAGGAGATCGTCGGCGAGATCGCCGACGAGCACGACGCCTTCCAGCGGCCGGAGGTCGAGCAGCTCGACGACGGCTCGATGCGGATCACCGCCCGGCTCCCGGTGCAGGACCTGGCGCCGCTGTTCGGCGTCGAACTGCAGGAGACCGACGACGTGGAGACCGTGGGCGGGCTGCTCGCCCGTGAGCTGGGCCGGGTGCCGATCGAGGGGGCCTCGGCCGAGTTCGGCGGTCTGCGGCTGGTCGCCGAGAGCACCGGCGGGCGCCGCAACCGGATCGACACCCTGCTGGTCTGCCGGCTGCCCGATCCGTCGGCGGACGGCGAGGACGCCGGCGACGAGCAGCAGTCGGGGGCCACCCGCGCGGAGATGCCGGCCGTCGTGGAAGGCTGACGGCCGTGGCCGACCTGCACCCCGAGGACGCGAAGCTCGTCACCCTGGCCCGTTCGGCGCGCGGCCGGACCGGCGCCGCCGAGGGGGCCGCGGTCCGCGACACCGACGGCCGCACCTACGTGGCGGCCAGCGTGGCGCTGCCCTCGCTGCGGCTGTCGGCGCTGCAGGCCGCCGTCGCCGCCGCCGTCTCCAGCGGGGTCGAGGGGCTGGAGGCCGCCGTGGTCGTCTCCGCCGCCGACGCCGTGGAGCAGGAGGGGCTCGCCGCCGTCCGCGACCTCACCCCGGGCGCGCCCGTGCACCTCGCCGGCCCCGACGGCGTCGTCCGCGCCACCG is from Blastococcus sp. HT6-4 and encodes:
- the ybeY gene encoding rRNA maturation RNase YbeY encodes the protein MPVEVSNESEIAVDEAELAGICRFVLGEMKVNPMAELSVLCVDVEYMSSLHERWMGEKGPTDVLAFPMDEFDTGRPDDPEPGPALLGDIVLCPAVAVRQARAAGHSMDDELVLLATHGVLHLLGYDHMEPDEEKEMFGLQSTLIDAWRAAPREPVTGAAVTAPPRGRATGSTSGQETGSR
- a CDS encoding hemolysin family protein, whose product is MTSGAIVSLVIAVCLVPLAGLFGAMEAALQRVSKARVEELRRDGVKRAAALEEVVAERARHVSLLLLLRIVCEMVSAVIVALLFFDLWDSTLQAVLAAAGVMTVVSYVLVGVGPRTLGRQHAYGTALATAGLVRLLGRVLGPVATLLILVGNAITPGRGFRDGPFSSEVELRELVDMAEERGVVESGERNMIHSVFELGDTIAREVMVPRTDVVWIERTKTVRQALALALRSGFSRIPVIGENVDDVVGVVYLKDLVRRSQHSGDQRGPRVEELMRTPTFVPESKPVDELLRDMQAQRIHIAIVVDEYGGFAGLVTIEDILEEIVGEIADEHDAFQRPEVEQLDDGSMRITARLPVQDLAPLFGVELQETDDVETVGGLLARELGRVPIEGASAEFGGLRLVAESTGGRRNRIDTLLVCRLPDPSADGEDAGDEQQSGATRAEMPAVVEG
- a CDS encoding enoyl-CoA hydratase/isomerase family protein, whose amino-acid sequence is MPTNDSAAPLRIERDGDVAVVVLDNPPLNLFDAAAFDAMETVAGELIALTDPSRPDRARAVLVEARGKVVSGGVDVTYFRDIAEGPEPARRGAELWARLLTVANTFEDLPVPTVFAAHGLCLTAAFELALSCDILLAAEKASFGLVEIVVGLTPSMGGPQRLAERAGPARAKELIYTGERYPAAVLERWNVVNRVLPDDGFAEAAREYVHRVAAGPTVAHAATKRLATVAVRDGARAADALVPEISGPLFATDDLRGAVASFLGEGPGKATYSGR
- a CDS encoding cytidine deaminase, translated to MADLHPEDAKLVTLARSARGRTGAAEGAAVRDTDGRTYVAASVALPSLRLSALQAAVAAAVSSGVEGLEAAVVVSAADAVEQEGLAAVRDLTPGAPVHLAGPDGVVRATA
- a CDS encoding PhoH family protein — encoded protein: MVALLGSADELLRLVEAEVDADVHVRGNEIAVTGQPAANAFTVRVFDELIALIGTGQQLRPDSVRRVIAMLRAGGSERPADVLSLDIISRRGRTIRPKTLNQKRYVDAIDSHTVVFGIGPAGTGKTYLAMAKAVQALTTKQVNRIILTRPAVEAGERLGYLPGTLSEKIDPYLRPLYDALHDMVDPESIPRLMASGTIEVAPLAYMRGRTLNDAFVILDEAQNTTAEQMKMFLTRLGFGSKIVVTGDVTQVDLPGGAQSGLKIVREILDGIEDVHFSNLTSSDVVRHRLVGDIVDAYERWDATRQPATTRPAAGAPTRTSRPRRQGS